The window taaataaaatttggaacatttttacaaaattcaCATATTTATAACTGATTATATATACATAACGCCTAAAAATCGTTATAATTAAATAACTTATTATTAACATACtttaacatataaaataatcaTGATAATGTTTTAACATAATTCTCTTCATAAAAATTTGATGATTCTTGAACATATATTTCGATTTCTctcataaatttaaaatttaaatgatttcatttaaacgttgttacgaaaCATGATATAAGCTATAGTTATACCGCATATACATGTGTGTCAAGTACGTTTAATTAGGATTTATTGACAATTAATTCTATTAGCGGTATGTAAGTAGAACATCCGTATTACTTCTGTGTACGCTTGTACAttcaatttaatataaacatatatcTTCAGCAAATTAAGTATAAAAAAGAACTTAttaattatatcgtaaaagtttaCTACATggagattattttttattaatttctaatgataagaattcaaaaataattATGGTGATCTTTCATAGTCACTAACAAATCAAAGTAACAAAAAAATATAGATAAGATAAAcacaaaaaaaataaagaaaaagaatgaaaaatagaGTATAATGTAAGGAAGCTACTTACTATAAATTGTATCATTAATAGAACTTTCAAATTATTCTTGATTAGTAAGTATACCCGGCAATATCTAAACTCTGACTGACGTAATGTCCAAAATCAGTTAACAGAGCTGGAAAGTTGGTGAACGCGCACGCATCAGCTGATAGCCACGTGTTATACCACCTCCTTTCAAAACTGGAACTCCTTTTCATCGATATGCTTACTTTTAAGAATGGTTATATTTCTCTTAgcaaaagtaataattatttgcaAATAAGTGTTTGgatattagaaaatataaattttatatatatgaatttatatgtatatatatactatatacccaTATTTATGTGAAATGGAAAAAAAAAGGCTCGTATAAAAAAATTGAGTATTTATATACATGTTAcaattacttaaaaaaaaatgCACATTATAAATGgcaatattctatatattatacatatataatgtcGTTATTATTTGTTAGTTTTTAGTCATCTTTTTGAATTTTCATACTATTTGATTAACGCTAGGATATTTTTATACGATTAAAATTTTTATGGAgttctttatttatattattttccaaCGATTTTTATGAacttttatatacaattattaatGTAACGATCCATTACATAATTTGCAGAAATACATTATTTGTACAAAGTTCATCAAGTATTGAAATagtaatatgtacatatgtttGTACAATTTTTGGAAATGTGTTATTGGAATACTATTAGCTGCTATTagttaatttgtaatttatatgtacattaattCTAACATTAAATCACTAAAATTACAGtatgttaaatattaaaatttattttttgtatattaATTCAATATAATGTGTCAAAACTTCTTTAAAAACTCGCGCCGTTGGTCGTAACAAATAGATACCTAATCAGTTAGATCTCAGTCGACTCCAGTACCAGTCGTACTGAACGACACGGCAACGCTGTTCTGTTTTGCCCTATTTTCAACTAGAGAGACAGCTGATTTTAGGTGGTTAGCTGTGGTTAGGTCTCAATCTCAATTCAGCTCAATCTAATcttaaatttcatattattatattattgttcATATTATTATAGAATATTTCAATCCAATAAGatgtgaaatttatattctgattttattacgttatatataagAAATTACTAATTACTGAGTAAATTGAAATGCAATATTTATCATACTCGACGGTGTTTAAATGTAACAGGCCTAACCAATAATTGTAATGTATGTCTGAAatctgaaatgaaatataattgaaactAATTTGGTCCGAAGATATAATAACATCAATTTGTTTTGTAGTTAATTTGTAAATCATTTGGGAATAGAATATTCTGTTATATTTGATATGAATTATGGCTAATATAATGGACTCAATATCGAACATACTTGGCATTGATAAAGTAAATATGGATGGAAAATTAATTTGCATAGAAGAACAACATGATAGTAATGCAAGCTTTTTATTGAGTTGTGTTATATTTAATGCACTAAAAAAGAATTATggaatatgttttatattatttcataatacaaTGAATCATTATCATAATATGGGTATGAAATTTGGTTATAATCTTATGTTATTGAAAGAAAAACGTAAAGTTACAGTTATAGAACCAATGAAGTTTATTGTATCTAATATGGAATATACATGTGAACAAACAGCAAACAATATTATTCATGatatatttttaactattaAAAATGAGTATGACAAAATAGTACAAAATAATGAACCTGTTACTATTATAATTGATGATTTTAgtcatatttataattttggATGTAATTTGAGAGAATCTACATATTATATAAGATATTTAAGATCACTTGTTGAATATTACAATAAATCTCAACTTTGTATTATAACACACACCTATAAAGATGAGCCGAAAAATTCTGTTTCTAATATATTTGCATATGGGCTTAAACACATGGCAGATTTATTTGTTAAAGTCGAACCTCTGGAAACAGGATATTCTAGTGATGTATCTggaaatataacaattaattgGAAAATGGATGATATTAGAACAAAATATAATTGGTCTGAAGTagcaagatatatatataagttaTCAGATCGTCAAGTACAAATTTACACACCTGGTGCATCAGCTTTATTAGCATAAAGCAAGTTTTCTGGAAacttatttatatttctatatgaTATGCACATATAcagaaaaatagtaataaatcATTTTGTAAGTTTGCTATATATTTGTTTTACTTCTATATTACTAGAAGAGATGATAGTACATATCTGCTATTACTAAATTTTTAATCATTCATATTTTTTCAGATTCAATAAATGGTATATAATTCTGAATTTtattataactttttaaattacaattttgtaatttatagTTACAAAATTGATCTTTGTGGTTTGttttaatttatcaaaataattaGTAAAATGGCAAtaggaacaataaaaatatcatatttaaaaaattggaatGGACATagatgtaatttttaataatggaTAAGTCTTATAATTATTTGCAATTTGCAATTTGTGTATCATATTGTATCTTATAACATGGAACATGTTATCTGTACTTACATTATATGCAAGACGTGTATGTATGCAGtacagtataaaatatatattaatttgtagcagaatttatttcatttaatttatagAATAAATACATCAATAAGGGACAATTGAAAAAAATAGCataaaagaataatttaatacctcttttttttaattttctataaacTAAGCTCTGTCTCCAGATTGTGAtagatttaaatataaatattgagGATTGATGTCTATTGGATATTATCCaagttataaataaatgtatatgaATACATATGCACAAATAACAGAT of the Bombus affinis isolate iyBomAffi1 chromosome 6, iyBomAffi1.2, whole genome shotgun sequence genome contains:
- the LOC126917276 gene encoding uncharacterized protein LOC126917276, producing the protein MANIMDSISNILGIDKVNMDGKLICIEEQHDSNASFLLSCVIFNALKKNYGICFILFHNTMNHYHNMGMKFGYNLMLLKEKRKVTVIEPMKFIVSNMEYTCEQTANNIIHDIFLTIKNEYDKIVQNNEPVTIIIDDFSHIYNFGCNLRESTYYIRYLRSLVEYYNKSQLCIITHTYKDEPKNSVSNIFAYGLKHMADLFVKVEPLETGYSSDVSGNITINWKMDDIRTKYNWSEVARYIYKLSDRQVQIYTPGASALLA